The following proteins are co-located in the Silene latifolia isolate original U9 population chromosome 1, ASM4854445v1, whole genome shotgun sequence genome:
- the LOC141638700 gene encoding uncharacterized protein LOC141638700, with amino-acid sequence MVRNIQVTILFAELITQIPPYAKFMKDIITRKREFGETATVAFMEESSSLISGKSPPKLKDPGSFSISCIIGDVVINRALCDLGASVSVMLYSIFSKLKLGHLKTTNITLQMADRSVRRPLDIAEDTRTQIILGRPFLCTAGAIIDVKLGRLTLKVGDDVITFSLPETLSRPMIEDTCYSVDIIDESAYEFWSDSLVKDPQSL; translated from the exons ATGGTAAGAAACATTCAGGTAACCATTCTTTTTGCTGAGTTAATTACCCAAATACCTCcttacgcaaaatttatgaaGGATATTATTACGCGTAAGAGGGAATTTGGAGAAACCGCTACTGTCGctttcatggaagagtctagtagtcTAATTTCGGGAAAGTCTCCCCCTAAAttgaaggacccgggtagtttctctatttccTGTATTATAGGAGATGTGGTGATAAATAGGGCGCTGTGTGACCTTGGagctagtgtcagtgtcatgctcTATTCTATCTTTTCTAAGCTTAAATTGGGTCACCTAAAAACGACCAATATCACCCTACAGATGGCCGACAGATCTGTCAGACGACCCTTAg atatTGCTGAGGATACCCGTACCCagattattttgggtagaccgtTTTTGTGTACAGCTGGagctattattgatgtcaaacttGGGCGTTTGACTCTAAAGGTAGGGGATGATGTGATTACGTTTAGTCTGCCCGAGACCTTGTctagaccaatgatagaggatacttgttattctgttgatattattgatGAGTCTGCTTACGAGTTTTGGTCGGATTCCTTAGTTAAGGATCCGCAGAGTCTTTGA